A window of the Geothermobacter ehrlichii genome harbors these coding sequences:
- a CDS encoding fatty acid desaturase — MEKSSVAVSAKEPQAKKAPVWPDWYKKLAPFRRRDDRIAAWQVANTLIPYAGLWYLLVRAIERDAPLVLIVPLILLAAAFLVRLFILFHDCVHGSLFQSRRANSFFGHLFGILVFTSFEDWRFSHLRHHATYANLDSRGFGDIWTMTLKEYLAAPRRTRLLYRLYRHPLVVVGLGALFNFILGQRFPSRQVRRQERASVIFTNLALVAIALLAYKTISLKTYLAIQIPVLWTAGAAGISLFFVQHQFPGGYWARTPEWDPLRAALEGSSFLQLPAILRWFSGSIGYHHIHHLNPTIPNYRLKSCFDTIPQLRAIEPLTLRQSLACFRLKLWDEEKRQMVGFPKHGSHDATTGLSPAT, encoded by the coding sequence ATGGAAAAATCATCGGTTGCTGTCAGCGCAAAGGAACCACAGGCCAAAAAGGCGCCCGTCTGGCCCGACTGGTACAAAAAACTGGCGCCGTTTCGCCGGCGCGACGACCGCATTGCCGCCTGGCAGGTGGCAAACACCCTGATTCCTTACGCCGGACTCTGGTATCTGCTGGTGCGGGCCATCGAGCGGGACGCCCCTTTGGTGCTGATTGTGCCGCTTATTCTGCTGGCAGCAGCGTTTCTGGTGAGGCTGTTCATTCTGTTTCACGATTGCGTGCACGGTTCGCTGTTTCAAAGCAGGCGCGCCAACAGCTTTTTCGGTCATCTGTTCGGCATTCTGGTCTTCACCTCGTTCGAGGACTGGCGCTTCAGTCACCTGCGCCACCATGCCACCTACGCCAACCTCGACTCGCGCGGCTTCGGCGACATCTGGACTATGACCCTGAAGGAGTATCTCGCTGCCCCCCGGCGAACCCGCCTGCTGTACCGCCTCTACCGTCATCCCCTGGTCGTCGTCGGCCTGGGCGCCCTGTTCAATTTCATTCTCGGACAGCGCTTTCCCTCGCGACAGGTCCGCCGCCAGGAACGAGCAAGCGTCATCTTCACCAACCTGGCGCTTGTCGCCATCGCCCTGCTGGCCTACAAAACCATCAGCCTGAAAACCTACCTGGCAATCCAGATCCCGGTGCTTTGGACGGCCGGAGCGGCCGGCATCAGTCTCTTCTTCGTCCAGCACCAGTTCCCCGGCGGCTACTGGGCGCGCACGCCTGAATGGGATCCGCTGCGCGCCGCCCTGGAGGGGAGCTCCTTCTTACAGTTGCCGGCGATTCTGCGCTGGTTTTCAGGCAGCATCGGCTATCACCACATTCATCACCTGAATCCAACCATTCCGAACTATCGACTGAAAAGCTGCTTTGACACGATTCCGCAACTGCGCGCCATCGAGCCGCTCACCCTGCGGCAGAGCCTGGCCTGCTTTCGCCTGAAACTCTGGGACGAAGAAAAACGGCAGATGGTCGGCTTTCCGAAACACGGGTCGCACGATGCGACAACCGGGCTTTCGCCGGCAACCTGA
- a CDS encoding ornithine cyclodeaminase family protein: MTNQETIPYLSEQKLSSLGITTEEVIASIESVIAGLEKQSAWSAPKAVIYTEDGRYMMAALAAADDPCLLAVKSLVLNPRNPERGLPQINGLVTLLDSVTGLPVAILDANWITAVRTAGLSATAARRMARRDSAVVAFVGCGVQARSHLKAFADLFPLREVRLFGRGQKNIDRLVRQAESLSLSACVCTSAKEAVTGADLIVSSVTYSATLTPFLDAAWLKPGAFAAITDLGAPWLPQSLPAFDRIIIDDLEQEAAMPNRLAPPELVTGDLSGLVLGRVAGRDDAKERNAFIFRGHAMGDLALSMLAWQRASKESA; the protein is encoded by the coding sequence ATGACCAATCAAGAAACCATCCCCTACCTTTCCGAGCAGAAGCTTTCGTCCCTGGGCATTACCACAGAGGAAGTCATTGCGAGCATCGAGTCGGTGATCGCCGGCCTTGAAAAACAGTCCGCCTGGAGCGCGCCAAAGGCTGTCATCTACACCGAGGATGGCCGCTACATGATGGCGGCGCTGGCTGCCGCCGACGACCCTTGCCTGCTCGCCGTCAAATCACTCGTCCTCAACCCGCGCAACCCCGAGCGGGGGCTGCCCCAGATCAACGGCCTGGTGACCCTGCTGGACAGCGTCACCGGCCTGCCCGTCGCCATTCTCGACGCCAACTGGATTACCGCCGTACGCACGGCCGGGCTGAGCGCGACCGCTGCCCGGCGCATGGCGCGCAGGGATTCGGCGGTAGTTGCCTTTGTCGGCTGCGGTGTCCAGGCCAGAAGCCACCTGAAGGCCTTCGCCGACCTGTTTCCGCTCAGGGAGGTCCGGCTGTTCGGCCGCGGCCAGAAGAACATCGACCGACTGGTGCGCCAGGCGGAAAGCCTCTCGCTGTCCGCCTGCGTCTGCACCTCGGCAAAAGAGGCGGTGACTGGCGCCGATCTGATCGTCAGCTCGGTGACCTACTCGGCCACGCTGACACCCTTTCTCGACGCGGCCTGGCTCAAGCCCGGCGCGTTCGCGGCCATCACCGACCTGGGCGCGCCCTGGCTCCCGCAGAGCCTGCCGGCCTTCGACCGGATCATCATCGACGATCTGGAACAGGAGGCCGCCATGCCCAACAGGCTGGCGCCGCCGGAGCTGGTGACGGGCGATCTCTCCGGCCTGGTCCTGGGCCGGGTGGCCGGCCGGGACGACGCAAAGGAACGCAACGCCTTCATCTTTCGCGGCCATGCCATGGGCGATCTCGCGCTGTCGATGCTCGCCTGGCAGAGAGCCTCGAAAGAAAGCGCCTAG
- a CDS encoding ABC transporter ATP-binding protein produces the protein MLLSVENLEVKYGNIQALHGISFHVNEGEIVTLIGANGAGKTTSLYAIARLRPPEAPRVTKGDIRFRGESILDTRPSDVVRKLHLALVPEGRRIFGNLTVQENLQLATYAREKNADLDKDYQRVFDLFPRLAERRNQRSESLSGGEQQMLAVGRALMTGCKILLLDEPSMGLAPVLKYELFRTLKQLNEEGMTILLVEQNAKLALELAHRGYVLDTGTIAAEGTSEELLGNPEVKKAYLGG, from the coding sequence ATGCTGCTTTCGGTCGAAAATCTCGAAGTCAAGTACGGCAACATCCAGGCCCTGCATGGCATCAGCTTCCATGTCAACGAGGGCGAGATCGTCACCCTCATCGGCGCCAACGGGGCCGGCAAGACCACAAGCCTGTACGCCATCGCCCGACTGCGCCCACCGGAAGCGCCACGGGTCACCAAGGGGGATATCCGCTTCCGCGGCGAATCGATCCTCGACACCCGCCCTTCCGACGTCGTCCGCAAACTGCACCTGGCGCTGGTGCCCGAGGGCCGGCGCATCTTCGGCAACCTGACAGTGCAGGAAAACCTGCAGCTCGCCACCTACGCGCGCGAGAAAAACGCCGATCTCGACAAGGACTACCAGCGGGTCTTCGACCTCTTCCCCCGCCTGGCCGAGCGGCGCAACCAGCGCAGCGAATCGCTCTCCGGCGGTGAACAGCAGATGCTCGCCGTCGGCCGCGCCCTGATGACCGGCTGCAAGATCCTGCTGCTCGACGAACCGAGCATGGGACTGGCGCCGGTGCTCAAGTACGAGCTCTTCCGCACCCTCAAGCAGCTCAACGAAGAAGGGATGACCATCCTGCTGGTCGAGCAGAACGCCAAGCTCGCCCTCGAACTGGCCCACCGCGGCTACGTGCTCGACACCGGCACCATCGCCGCCGAAGGGACCAGCGAAGAGCTGCTCGGCAATCCCGAGGTGAAGAAGGCGTATCTGGGCGGCTGA
- a CDS encoding ABC transporter ATP-binding protein, translated as MTQQPVSQTENSPVLEIRGLTQRFGGLTAVSDFNVELHPGELVGLIGPNGAGKTTVFNLVSGFYQPSEGEIRVCGVPTTGLKPHKVTALGVARTFQNIRLWNDMSVLDNIRVARHGKLGYGFFHAVARTRTYRLREAEIEREARELLEIFKLDGYADEVPKNLPYGLQRKVEIVRALAEKPKLLLLDEPAAGLNSVDVQELIRLVRWIHQTFDITIWMIEHHMDVMMELCERIKVIDFGQTIAEGTPEEIRNHPAVITAYLGDDTI; from the coding sequence ATGACCCAGCAACCAGTATCACAGACCGAAAACTCCCCGGTGCTCGAAATACGCGGCCTGACCCAGCGCTTCGGCGGCCTGACGGCGGTCAGCGATTTCAACGTCGAGCTCCATCCGGGCGAGCTGGTCGGGCTGATCGGCCCCAACGGCGCCGGCAAGACCACGGTCTTCAACCTGGTCAGCGGCTTCTATCAGCCGAGCGAGGGCGAGATCCGCGTCTGCGGCGTTCCTACCACCGGCCTGAAGCCGCACAAGGTCACGGCGCTGGGCGTCGCCCGCACCTTTCAGAACATCCGGCTGTGGAACGACATGTCGGTGCTCGACAACATCCGCGTCGCCCGCCACGGCAAGCTGGGCTACGGCTTCTTCCACGCCGTCGCCCGCACCCGCACCTACCGCCTGCGCGAAGCGGAAATCGAACGCGAGGCGCGCGAACTGCTCGAAATCTTCAAGCTCGACGGCTACGCCGACGAAGTGCCGAAAAACCTGCCTTATGGTCTGCAGCGCAAGGTCGAGATCGTCCGCGCCCTGGCCGAAAAGCCGAAACTGCTGCTGCTCGACGAGCCGGCCGCCGGCCTCAACTCCGTCGACGTGCAGGAACTGATCCGCCTGGTGCGCTGGATTCACCAGACCTTCGACATCACCATCTGGATGATCGAGCACCACATGGACGTGATGATGGAGCTGTGCGAACGAATCAAGGTGATCGACTTCGGTCAGACCATTGCCGAGGGAACACCGGAAGAGATCCGCAACCATCCGGCGGTCATCACCGCCTATCTCGGGGACGACACTATCTGA
- a CDS encoding branched-chain amino acid ABC transporter permease — protein MTMLRRYSVHILLILAGGLITWLAYEEMVSLYVLSVLMFMGINVILSASLNLVNGYMGEFSCGHAGFMCVGAYVSSLLGVWLFAKDKVFGPPVLDPDLAIYAFPVVILAGGIAAALAGLLVAIPSYKTRGDYLAIITIAANYIIISTIENIGAIGGSRGFMGMKRVLNAMEDVVYLPWMVIWVFAFTVFTIWLLRRYVSSTFGKGVSAICQDEVAAEIMSVNTNKIKTISFMVSSGLAGVAGGLFAFVVGYVNPGSFNILKSTEALVMVYLGGMGSLSGSVLSAILFTLLLEALRPLQIIKWIVIPLLLIVLMQFRPEGILGNKELGDVFPWLKRFYRFK, from the coding sequence ATGACTATGCTCCGACGCTATTCCGTTCATATCCTGCTGATTCTGGCCGGCGGCCTGATCACCTGGCTGGCCTACGAAGAGATGGTCAGTCTCTACGTACTGTCGGTGCTCATGTTCATGGGCATCAACGTCATCCTGTCGGCCAGCCTCAATCTGGTCAACGGCTACATGGGGGAATTCTCCTGCGGTCACGCCGGCTTCATGTGCGTTGGCGCCTATGTCAGCTCGCTGCTCGGCGTCTGGCTGTTCGCCAAGGACAAGGTCTTCGGTCCGCCGGTGCTCGATCCCGACCTGGCCATCTACGCCTTTCCGGTGGTGATCCTGGCCGGCGGAATAGCCGCCGCCCTGGCCGGCCTGCTGGTGGCCATCCCTTCCTACAAGACCCGCGGCGACTACCTGGCCATCATCACCATCGCCGCCAACTACATCATCATCAGCACCATCGAGAATATCGGCGCTATCGGCGGCTCGCGCGGCTTCATGGGCATGAAGCGGGTGCTCAACGCCATGGAGGATGTCGTCTACCTGCCCTGGATGGTGATCTGGGTCTTTGCCTTCACTGTCTTCACCATCTGGCTGTTGCGGCGCTACGTCTCGTCCACCTTCGGCAAGGGGGTTTCGGCCATCTGCCAGGATGAGGTGGCGGCCGAGATCATGAGCGTCAACACCAACAAGATCAAGACCATCAGCTTCATGGTGTCGTCGGGACTGGCCGGCGTCGCCGGTGGCCTGTTCGCCTTCGTCGTCGGCTACGTCAACCCGGGCTCCTTCAACATCCTCAAGTCGACCGAGGCGCTGGTCATGGTCTACCTCGGCGGCATGGGCTCGCTGTCGGGCTCGGTGCTGTCGGCGATCCTCTTCACCCTGCTGCTCGAGGCGCTGCGGCCGCTGCAGATCATCAAGTGGATCGTCATTCCGCTGCTGCTGATCGTGCTGATGCAGTTCCGGCCCGAAGGGATTCTGGGCAACAAGGAACTGGGGGATGTCTTTCCCTGGCTGAAGCGGTTTTACAGATTCAAGTAG
- a CDS encoding branched-chain amino acid ABC transporter permease, whose amino-acid sequence MLASILQNIINALQWGSFYALIALGYTLVYGVLTLINFAHGDVFMVGAYIAFFVATFFLSTLGLPGWLVLALTIPATMILTSLVGVTLERVAYRPLRRKGANRLYVVITALMCGLILEHANLAILGASRKAFPPLIKETVYTVGGVSFTNLKIGVIVTAVLVFLFLQWVVTKTRVGMAMRAISYDKFAVPLMGIPMDNIIVATFVLGSGFAGLAGLLFAMSYPVLEPYMGALIGWKAFIAAVVGGIGDIRGAFLGGFLLGAVEIMVVAFFPSTFRDLIAFTVLLVILTLKPTGLFGVAKTTKI is encoded by the coding sequence ATGCTCGCCTCCATACTCCAGAACATCATCAACGCCCTTCAGTGGGGCAGTTTCTACGCCCTGATCGCCTTGGGCTACACCCTGGTCTACGGGGTGCTGACGCTGATCAACTTCGCCCACGGCGACGTCTTCATGGTCGGCGCCTACATCGCTTTTTTCGTCGCCACCTTCTTTCTGTCGACCCTCGGGCTGCCCGGCTGGCTGGTGCTGGCCCTGACCATTCCGGCGACCATGATCCTCACCTCGCTGGTCGGGGTGACCCTCGAACGGGTCGCCTACCGGCCGCTGCGGCGCAAGGGGGCCAACCGGCTCTACGTGGTCATCACCGCCCTGATGTGCGGCCTGATTCTCGAGCACGCCAACCTGGCCATCCTCGGCGCCAGCCGCAAGGCCTTTCCGCCCCTGATCAAGGAGACAGTCTACACCGTCGGCGGCGTCAGCTTCACCAATCTGAAGATCGGCGTCATCGTCACCGCGGTGCTGGTCTTTCTCTTTCTGCAGTGGGTAGTCACCAAGACCCGCGTCGGCATGGCCATGCGGGCCATCTCCTACGACAAATTCGCGGTGCCCCTGATGGGGATACCGATGGACAATATTATCGTCGCCACCTTCGTCCTCGGCTCCGGTTTCGCCGGCCTGGCCGGCCTGCTCTTCGCCATGAGCTACCCGGTGCTGGAGCCGTACATGGGGGCGCTGATCGGCTGGAAGGCCTTCATCGCCGCCGTGGTCGGCGGCATCGGCGACATCCGCGGCGCCTTTCTCGGCGGCTTTCTGCTCGGCGCGGTGGAGATCATGGTGGTCGCTTTCTTCCCCTCGACCTTCCGCGACCTGATCGCCTTCACCGTGCTGCTGGTGATCCTCACCCTGAAACCGACAGGTCTGTTCGGGGTGGCGAAGACGACGAAGATTTAA
- a CDS encoding ABC transporter substrate-binding protein yields MRRAATLFLTLSLGLLLALPAVAADTIRIGFNIPLTGDIPKVGESSKFAAEMLKEDINGAGGLEVGGKKYKLEFIYEDNEAKAESAVTAALKLIEKDEVLAIVGPNSSKQAVPAGQVCDDNGVVMISPWSTNPDTTRDRPWVFRAAFLDPFQGPVAVNFAVKTFNAKTAAVLYDLSNDYSKGLAEIFRDVFEKKMGAGSVVAFESHGTKDQDFSAQLTKIIAAKPDFIFVPDNYNQVALIVPQARKLGYKGEFMGSDAWGSAELMTLCGDDCKGLHFSTHYAAAGAKGATKEFIDRYKAKYGYVPDDVAALTWDATRVVLQGIQNAGKLTGKLRRDRKAIREGIAAIKSFDGITGSMKFDEQGDPVKCAVVVQISQTGKFEFKESVCPE; encoded by the coding sequence ATGAGACGTGCTGCAACCCTGTTTCTGACCCTGTCCCTGGGCCTGCTGCTGGCCCTGCCGGCCGTTGCCGCCGACACCATCAGAATCGGCTTCAACATTCCCCTGACCGGCGACATCCCCAAGGTCGGCGAATCGTCCAAGTTCGCCGCCGAAATGCTCAAGGAAGACATCAACGGCGCCGGCGGCCTCGAGGTCGGCGGCAAGAAGTACAAGCTCGAGTTCATCTACGAGGACAACGAGGCCAAGGCGGAGTCGGCCGTCACCGCCGCCCTGAAGCTGATCGAAAAAGACGAGGTGCTGGCCATCGTCGGCCCCAACTCCTCGAAACAGGCTGTTCCCGCCGGCCAGGTCTGCGACGACAACGGTGTGGTCATGATCTCGCCCTGGTCGACCAATCCCGACACCACCCGCGATCGTCCCTGGGTCTTCCGCGCCGCCTTCCTCGATCCCTTCCAGGGACCGGTCGCCGTCAACTTCGCGGTCAAGACCTTCAACGCCAAGACCGCCGCCGTGCTCTACGACCTGTCCAACGACTACTCCAAGGGCCTGGCCGAAATCTTCCGCGATGTCTTCGAAAAGAAGATGGGCGCCGGCAGCGTGGTCGCCTTTGAGTCGCACGGCACCAAGGACCAGGACTTTTCCGCCCAGCTGACCAAGATCATCGCCGCCAAGCCCGACTTCATCTTCGTGCCCGACAACTACAACCAGGTGGCGCTGATCGTGCCACAGGCGCGCAAGCTCGGCTACAAGGGTGAGTTCATGGGCTCCGACGCCTGGGGCAGCGCCGAGCTGATGACCCTGTGCGGCGACGACTGCAAGGGGCTGCACTTCTCCACCCACTACGCCGCCGCCGGCGCCAAGGGCGCCACCAAGGAATTTATCGACCGCTACAAGGCCAAGTACGGCTATGTGCCTGACGATGTCGCCGCCCTGACCTGGGACGCCACCCGCGTCGTGCTGCAGGGCATCCAGAACGCCGGCAAGCTGACCGGCAAGCTGCGCCGCGACCGCAAGGCCATCCGCGAAGGGATCGCCGCCATCAAGAGCTTCGACGGCATCACCGGCAGCATGAAGTTCGACGAGCAGGGCGACCCGGTCAAGTGCGCCGTCGTCGTCCAGATCAGTCAGACCGGCAAATTCGAGTTCAAGGAGTCGGTTTGCCCGGAATAA
- a CDS encoding thrombospondin type 3 repeat-containing protein, with protein MHHAHTAPSKTALYLILLSTFLLSPPVLAEAAGAAPNLLAFNFFGDDSDDDGIPDNRDICPETPAGLKVGENGCPQDADGDGIFDYLDRCPQTAAGSTVDVRGCSQPQLAQSNRKPEQKRGAGGSDKITRSQEALLISEGGVLLPKGKLVIEPGLQYSYTSRTRIAISGFTIFQSVVLGDIVSEDVERHIITGFLNLRYGLTSRLQIETKIPYLYRHDETTFATGPSGNDLTQHSVDGIGIGDIEASLLWHAFGDLDWWAPQTIFYLRAKSRTGKDPYGLNTITIDGKERTNELPFGNGHYGLAVGTNCIVPTDPAVLYFNLGYYFNFKRNVGNEGGVDYGEIDPGDSVEFGLGMAYALNDRLTTSLSFQQRFTFDSEQNGHTIMNSNANVGTVYLGTTYSISDSTALTLSLGIGLTDDAPDFSIDARLPISF; from the coding sequence ATGCACCATGCTCACACCGCTCCGTCAAAGACTGCTCTGTATCTGATCCTTCTGTCGACTTTCCTTCTGTCGCCACCCGTCCTTGCCGAAGCCGCCGGCGCCGCACCAAACCTGCTCGCCTTCAATTTCTTCGGCGACGACAGCGATGACGACGGCATCCCCGACAACCGGGACATCTGCCCCGAAACGCCGGCCGGCCTGAAGGTCGGCGAAAACGGGTGCCCACAGGATGCCGACGGCGACGGCATCTTCGACTATCTCGACCGCTGCCCGCAGACAGCCGCCGGCAGCACCGTCGACGTCAGGGGATGTTCACAGCCCCAGCTGGCGCAAAGCAACCGGAAGCCGGAGCAGAAGAGAGGCGCCGGCGGCAGCGACAAGATCACCCGCAGCCAGGAGGCCCTGCTCATCTCCGAGGGCGGGGTGCTGCTGCCGAAGGGCAAACTGGTAATCGAACCGGGCCTGCAGTACAGCTACACCTCGCGCACCCGGATCGCCATCAGCGGCTTTACCATCTTCCAGTCGGTCGTTCTCGGCGACATCGTCAGCGAGGACGTGGAACGCCACATCATCACCGGCTTTCTCAACCTGCGCTACGGCCTGACCAGCCGGCTGCAGATCGAAACCAAGATTCCCTACCTCTACCGGCACGACGAAACGACCTTCGCCACCGGACCGTCCGGCAACGACCTGACCCAGCACAGCGTCGACGGCATCGGCATCGGCGACATCGAGGCCTCGCTGCTCTGGCACGCCTTCGGCGACCTCGACTGGTGGGCGCCGCAGACCATCTTCTACCTGCGAGCCAAAAGCCGCACCGGCAAGGATCCCTACGGCCTGAACACCATCACCATCGACGGCAAGGAACGCACCAACGAACTGCCGTTCGGCAACGGCCACTACGGCCTCGCCGTCGGCACCAACTGCATCGTGCCCACCGATCCGGCTGTGCTCTACTTCAATCTCGGCTACTACTTCAACTTCAAGCGGAACGTCGGCAACGAAGGCGGCGTCGATTACGGCGAGATCGACCCCGGCGACAGCGTCGAATTCGGCCTCGGCATGGCCTACGCCCTCAATGACCGACTGACCACCAGCCTCTCCTTCCAGCAACGGTTCACCTTCGACAGCGAACAGAACGGCCATACGATCATGAACTCGAACGCCAATGTCGGCACCGTCTACCTGGGCACCACCTATTCGATCTCGGACAGCACAGCACTCACCCTGTCGCTGGGCATCGGCCTGACCGACGATGCGCCCGACTTCAGCATCGACGCGCGGTTGCCGATCAGTTTCTGA
- a CDS encoding C39 family peptidase has translation MRLGSALFITLMTGLLIAGQPACAARFQIRVGGQAWMIRQPVKSLKDLKFDNIVRQKTDFSCGAAALATIMSYFYRDRDVTEERIVRWLVENGDRELIRRRGFSLLDLKHYAENAGYRAAGYRIPVEKLERIRIPTITLLTIKGYTHFVVLNAVRNGKAYIADPAMGHRVIPLDEFATSWNGLVFAVFGREASTSYDLFAGPPAANRIALWQANDLLMRNLFIGAGEFRR, from the coding sequence ATGCGTCTCGGTTCCGCACTGTTCATCACCCTCATGACCGGCCTGCTGATCGCAGGACAGCCCGCCTGCGCCGCTCGCTTCCAGATCCGGGTCGGCGGCCAGGCGTGGATGATCCGGCAGCCGGTCAAAAGCCTGAAGGATCTGAAATTCGACAACATCGTGCGGCAAAAGACCGACTTCAGCTGCGGCGCCGCGGCCCTGGCGACCATTATGAGCTACTTCTACCGGGACAGGGATGTGACGGAAGAAAGGATCGTTCGCTGGCTGGTCGAAAACGGTGATCGCGAACTGATCCGCAGACGCGGCTTTTCCCTGCTCGACCTGAAGCACTACGCCGAGAATGCCGGCTACCGGGCCGCCGGCTACCGCATACCGGTCGAAAAACTGGAGCGGATCCGTATCCCAACCATCACCCTGCTGACGATCAAGGGATACACGCATTTCGTGGTGCTCAACGCCGTCAGAAACGGAAAAGCCTACATCGCCGACCCGGCCATGGGGCACCGGGTCATTCCGCTCGACGAATTCGCGACAAGCTGGAACGGTCTGGTTTTCGCCGTATTCGGCCGCGAGGCCAGTACCAGTTACGACCTTTTTGCCGGGCCACCGGCAGCCAATCGCATCGCGCTGTGGCAAGCGAACGATCTGTTGATGCGTAATCTTTTCATCGGCGCCGGCGAGTTCCGGCGCTGA
- a CDS encoding sigma-54 interaction domain-containing protein, producing the protein MWRLDARVSTELPARIYRQGSEPDFLASATISELSLSSALLDRNLDPELGPLLLRTRLPGGSEIDLQGQVVTPRRKPSQGTAIQLLNVDQHQGEMLWRFLREKLLPLSNCPYCACGMGRHTPAPRCPGKHCGLQNGICWLCGHRLDFANDSYLEEHLQDTFGPRLQTKLKLIDPERVRKILQLIDAELLKSFTPDRGMEFVGTHPEMLRVFSLIRKVAPTGLNVLILGESGTGKELTARAIHERSARRSKPFVVINCAAIPEGLLEAELFGYTRGAFTGAYQSQDGKFVQADGGTIFLDEIGDLPFGLQAKLLRFLEDRIVERLGGKQGRQVDVRVLAATNCDLESRIERGQFRQDLFYRLNGFTIYLPPLRDRGDDVVLIARYLLQKHRPHGPDGPTTFSSAALRAMRTHDWPGNVRELINRVRRAMVMATGREIEPVDLELNGGTCHRRPADLRSQVGHTERELIVETLKQTGYNVARSARTLGISRPALYDRFRKYDIDLQQLKREHHPN; encoded by the coding sequence ATGTGGCGTCTCGATGCCCGTGTCAGTACGGAGCTGCCAGCGCGCATCTACCGGCAGGGTTCCGAACCCGATTTTCTCGCCTCGGCCACCATCAGCGAACTGAGCCTGAGCAGCGCCCTGCTTGACAGGAATCTCGATCCCGAACTCGGTCCGCTGCTGCTCCGAACCCGTCTGCCGGGCGGCAGCGAAATCGACCTGCAGGGGCAGGTGGTCACCCCGCGCCGCAAGCCGAGCCAGGGCACGGCCATCCAGTTGCTCAACGTCGACCAGCACCAAGGTGAAATGCTGTGGCGGTTTCTGCGCGAGAAGCTGCTTCCCCTCTCCAACTGCCCCTACTGCGCCTGCGGCATGGGCCGCCACACGCCGGCTCCGCGCTGTCCCGGCAAGCACTGCGGGCTGCAAAACGGCATCTGCTGGCTCTGCGGACACCGTCTCGACTTCGCCAACGACAGCTATCTCGAAGAGCATCTGCAGGACACCTTCGGCCCGCGCCTGCAGACCAAGCTGAAGCTGATCGATCCGGAACGGGTGCGCAAGATCCTGCAGCTGATCGACGCCGAGCTGCTCAAGAGCTTCACCCCCGACCGGGGCATGGAATTCGTCGGCACCCACCCGGAAATGCTGCGGGTCTTTTCGCTGATCCGCAAGGTCGCCCCCACCGGCCTCAACGTGCTCATTCTCGGCGAAAGCGGCACAGGCAAGGAGCTGACCGCGCGCGCCATTCATGAGCGGAGTGCGCGCCGCAGCAAACCGTTCGTCGTCATCAACTGCGCCGCCATTCCCGAAGGCCTGCTCGAAGCGGAACTGTTCGGCTACACCCGGGGCGCCTTCACCGGCGCCTACCAGAGCCAGGACGGCAAATTCGTCCAGGCCGACGGCGGCACCATTTTTCTCGACGAGATCGGCGACCTGCCCTTCGGGCTGCAGGCCAAGCTGCTGCGTTTTCTCGAGGACCGGATCGTCGAACGCCTCGGCGGCAAGCAGGGGCGCCAGGTCGACGTCCGCGTCCTGGCCGCCACCAACTGCGACCTTGAAAGCCGCATCGAGCGGGGACAGTTCCGCCAGGACCTCTTCTACCGGCTCAACGGCTTCACCATCTACCTGCCGCCGCTACGCGACCGTGGAGACGACGTCGTTCTCATCGCCCGCTATCTGCTGCAGAAACACCGGCCGCACGGCCCGGACGGGCCAACCACCTTCTCGTCGGCGGCGCTGCGGGCCATGCGCACCCACGACTGGCCGGGCAATGTCCGAGAGCTGATCAATCGGGTCCGGCGAGCCATGGTAATGGCCACGGGCAGAGAAATCGAACCCGTGGACCTGGAACTGAATGGCGGCACCTGCCACAGGAGACCGGCCGATCTGCGCAGCCAGGTCGGTCACACCGAAAGGGAACTGATCGTCGAAACCCTGAAGCAGACCGGCTACAACGTCGCCCGCAGCGCCCGCACTCTCGGCATCAGCCGCCCCGCCCTCTACGACCGCTTCCGCAAATACGACATCGATCTGCAGCAGCTCAAGAGAGAACACCACCCAAACTGA